The following proteins are encoded in a genomic region of Zea mays cultivar B73 chromosome 9, Zm-B73-REFERENCE-NAM-5.0, whole genome shotgun sequence:
- the LOC541659 gene encoding protein STRUBBELIG-RECEPTOR FAMILY 6 isoform X1 has translation MAIRKSGGGGGVGDVARRLLLLACCCIWPGGRIFTAADTDPNDLNVLNTLFTSLNSPGQLRAWQANGGDPCGQSWQGITCSGSGVTKILLPNLSLTGNLAYNMNNLGSLVELDLSQNNLGGGGQIQYNLPNVKLEKLNLAGNQFGGNLPYSISTMPNLKYLNLNHNQLQGNITDVFSNLYSLSELDLSFNSLTGDLPQSFTGLSSLKRMYLQNNQFTGYINVLANLPLETLNVGNNHFTGWIPSQLKKINNLQTDGNSWSTGPAPPPPPYTAPPPPNHWNGAGQNDDGSSSSGGRPGIGGGGVAGIIISLLIVGSVVAFFLIKRRKHKAIMEEQFEQHQPFTSFPSNEVNDMKPIYESTTVDIESLASPASINLKPPPKIEQNKSFDDDDDFSNKTAANRSNITPMKATVYSVADLQMATDSFSFDNLVGEGTFGRVYRAQFNGGKVLAIKKLDITVMPFQSSDDFAELVSNISKLHHPNLNELVGYCMEHGQHLLVYDFHRNGSLHDLLHLSDEYSKALSWNSRIKIALGSARALEYLHEICSPSIIHKNFKASNILLDSEFNPHLSDTGLASFIPDAEFQAAEQSAGYTAPEVDMTGQYTLKSDVYSFGVVMLELLTGRRPFDSSRPRSEQSLVRWAAPQLHDIDALDRMVDPALKGLYPAKSLSRFADVLALCVQPEPEFRPPMSEVVQALVRLVQRANMTKRMLDGGDTSRGPDDQDQYFI, from the exons ATGGCGATAAGGAAGAGCGGAGGCGGTGGCGGGGTGGGGGATGtggcgcggcggctgctgcttctGGCCTGCTGCTGCATTTGGCCTGGTGGACGGATCTTCACTGCTGCGGACACTGACCCCAACGATC TTAATGTCCTCAATACGCTCTTCACCAGTCTGAATTCTCCTGGGCAGCTCAGAGCTTGGCAGGCGAATGGCGGTGATCCTTGTGGCCAGTCATGGCAGGGCATTACTTGCTCAGGATCAGGGGTCACTAAAAT CCTATTACCAAACTTGTCACTCACCGGAAATCTGGCCTACAACATGAATAACTTGGGTTCATTAGTTGAGCT TGACTTGAGCCAAAATAACCTTGGTGGTGGAGGCCAAATACAGTACAATCTTCCCAATGTGAAGCTTGAGAAACT CAATCTTGCAGGAAATCAATTTGGTGGAAATTTACCCTACTCAATTTCGACGATGCCTAATCTTAAGTATTT AAACCTTAATCATAACCAACTACAAGGAAACATCACTGATGTATTTTCCAACCTTTATAGTTTGTCAGAGCT GGATCTCTCCTTTAATTCTCTTACTGGTGATCTACCACAAAGTTTCACTGGATTGTCAAGCCTGAAAAGAAT GTATTTGCAGAACAACCAATTTACTGGTTATATCAATGTCTTAGCCAACCTTCCCCTTGAAACCCT GAATGTTGGAAACAACCATTTCACTGGTTGGATTCCCAGTCAGCTTAAGAAGATAAACAATCTACA GACCGACGGAAATTCTTGGAGCACAGGACCagcgccacctccacctccatatacAGCGCCTCCTCCTCCAAACCATTGGAATGGCGCGGGTCAGAATGATGATGGTTCATCAAGTTCTGGTGGAAGACCTGGGATAGGTGGTGGAGGTGTAGCAGGAATCATTATATCATTGCTGATTGTTGGATCAGTTGTTGCATTTTTTCTAATCAAAAGAAGAAAACACAAAGCTATTATGGAAGAACAATTTGAACAGCATCAGCCGTTCACTTCCTTCCCTTCAAATGAAGTTAACG ACATGAAGCCTATCTATGAGTCCACCACAGTAGACATAGAGTCTTTGGCTTCACCTGCTTCGATTAATCTGAAACCACCCCCGAAGATAGAACAGAACAAATcatttgatgatgatgatgatttttcaAACAAGACTGCTGCAAATAGAAGTAATATAACACCTATGAAGGCAACTGTTTATTCAGTTGCAGATCTACAGATGGCAACAGATAGCTTCAGCTTCGATAACCTTGTTGGAGAGGGTACTTTTGGACGTGTTTACAGGGCACAGTTCAATGGTGGAAAG GTTCTGGCCATCAAGAAATTAGACATTACTGTGATGCCATTTCAATCGTCTGATGACTTTGCTGAACTGGTCTCGAACATTTCAAAATTGCACCATCCGAATCTGAATGAGCTTGTAGGCTATTGCATGGAACATGGCCAGCACTTGCTTGTGTATGATTTCCATAGGAATGGATCGCTTCATGATCTACTCCACCTTTCAGATGAGTACAGCAAGGCACTTAGCTGGAACTCTCGCATCAAGATCGCACTCGGCTCTGCCCGTGCACTGGA GTACCTTCATGAAATATGTTCTCCATCCATCATCCATAAGAATTTCAAGGCATCAAATATTTTGCTGGACTCAGAATTCAATCCACACCTTTCAGATACTGGACTTGCAAGCTTCATTCCTGATGCTGAATTCCAG GCAGCAGAACAAAGTGCCGGATACACTGCCCCAGAAGTGGACATGACCGGTCAGTACACCCTCAAGAGTGATGTTTACAGCTTTGGAGTTGTCATGCTTGAGCTACTGACAGGACGTAGACCATTTGACAG CTCTAGACCCAGGTCAGAGCAGTCACTTGTGCGGTGGGCAGCACCTCAGCTGCATGACATCGATGCATTGGACAGAATGGTCGATCCTGCACTCAAGGGTCTATACCCAGCCAAATCTCTATCCCGATTTGCTGATGTCCTCGCCCTGTGTGTCCAG CCTGAACCAGAATTCAGGCCACCAATGTCAGAGGTGGTGCAAGCATTGGTTCGACTTGTGCAGAGGGCCAACATGACGAAGAGGATGCTTGATGGAGGAGATACTTCTCGTGGACCAGATGATCAGGACCAATATTTCATATGA
- the LOC541659 gene encoding Protein STRUBBELIG-RECEPTOR FAMILY 6 precursor (The RefSeq protein has 6 substitutions compared to this genomic sequence) produces MAIRKSGGGGGVGGVARRLLLLACCCIWPGGRIFTAADTDPNDLNVLNTLFTSLNSPGQLRAWRANGGDPCGQSWQGITCSGSGVTKILLPNLSLTGNLAYNMNNLGSLVELDLSQNNLGGGGQIQYNLPNVKLEKLNLAGNQFGGNLPYSISTMPNLKYLNLNHNQLQGNITDVFSNLYSLSELDLSFNSLTGDLPQSFTGLSSLKRMYLQNNQFTGYINVLANLPLETLNVGNNHFTGWIPSQLKEINNLQTDGNSWSTGPAPPPPPYTAPPPPNHWNGAGQNDDGSSSSGGRPGIGGGGVAGIIISLLIVGSVVAFFLIKRRKHKAIMEEQFEQHQPFTSFPSNEVNDMKPIYESTTVDIESLASPASINLKPPPKIEQNKSFDDDDDFSNKTAANRSNITPMKATVYSVADLQMATDSFSFDNLVGEGTFGRVYRAQFNGGKVLAIKKLDITVMPFQSSDDFAELVSNISKLHHPNLNELVGYCMEHGQHLLVYDFHRNGSLHDLRHLSDEYSKALSWNSRIKFALGSARALEYLHEICSPSIIHKNFKASNILLDSEFNPHLSDTGLASFIPGAEFQAAEQSAGYTAPEVDMTGQYTLKSDVYSFGVVMLELLTGRRPFDSSRPRSEQSLVRWAAPQLHDIDALDRMVDPALKGLYPAKSLSRFADVLALCVQPEPEFRPPMSEVVQALVRLVQRANMTKRMLDGGDTSRGPDDQDQYFI; encoded by the exons ATGGCGATAAGGAAGAGCGGAGGCGGTGGCGGGGTGGGGGATGtggcgcggcggctgctgcttctGGCCTGCTGCTGCATTTGGCCTGGTGGACGGATCTTCACTGCTGCGGACACTGACCCCAACGATC TTAATGTCCTCAATACGCTCTTCACCAGTCTGAATTCTCCTGGGCAGCTCAGAGCTTGGCAGGCGAATGGCGGTGATCCTTGTGGCCAGTCATGGCAGGGCATTACTTGCTCAGGATCAGGGGTCACTAAAAT CCTATTACCAAACTTGTCACTCACCGGAAATCTGGCCTACAACATGAATAACTTGGGTTCATTAGTTGAGCT TGACTTGAGCCAAAATAACCTTGGTGGTGGAGGCCAAATACAGTACAATCTTCCCAATGTGAAGCTTGAGAAACT CAATCTTGCAGGAAATCAATTTGGTGGAAATTTACCCTACTCAATTTCGACGATGCCTAATCTTAAGTATTT AAACCTTAATCATAACCAACTACAAGGAAACATCACTGATGTATTTTCCAACCTTTATAGTTTGTCAGAGCT GGATCTCTCCTTTAATTCTCTTACTGGTGATCTACCACAAAGTTTCACTGGATTGTCAAGCCTGAAAAGAAT GTATTTGCAGAACAACCAATTTACTGGTTATATCAATGTCTTAGCCAACCTTCCCCTTGAAACCCT GAATGTTGGAAACAACCATTTCACTGGTTGGATTCCCAGTCAGCTTAAGAAGATAAACAATCTACA GACCGACGGAAATTCTTGGAGCACAGGACCagcgccacctccacctccatatacAGCGCCTCCTCCTCCAAACCATTGGAATGGCGCGGGTCAGAATGATGATGGTTCATCAAGTTCTGGTGGAAGACCTGGGATAGGTGGTGGAGGTGTAGCAGGAATCATTATATCATTGCTGATTGTTGGATCAGTTGTTGCATTTTTTCTAATCAAAAGAAGAAAACACAAAGCTATTATGGAAGAACAATTTGAACAGCATCAGCCGTTCACTTCCTTCCCTTCAAATGAAGTTAACG ACATGAAGCCTATCTATGAGTCCACCACAGTAGACATAGAGTCTTTGGCTTCACCTGCTTCGATTAATCTGAAACCACCCCCGAAGATAGAACAGAACAAATcatttgatgatgatgatgatttttcaAACAAGACTGCTGCAAATAGAAGTAATATAACACCTATGAAGGCAACTGTTTATTCAGTTGCAGATCTACAGATGGCAACAGATAGCTTCAGCTTCGATAACCTTGTTGGAGAGGGTACTTTTGGACGTGTTTACAGGGCACAGTTCAATGGTGGAAAG GTTCTGGCCATCAAGAAATTAGACATTACTGTGATGCCATTTCAATCGTCTGATGACTTTGCTGAACTGGTCTCGAACATTTCAAAATTGCACCATCCGAATCTGAATGAGCTTGTAGGCTATTGCATGGAACATGGCCAGCACTTGCTTGTGTATGATTTCCATAGGAATGGATCGCTTCATGATCTACTCCACCTTTCAGATGAGTACAGCAAGGCACTTAGCTGGAACTCTCGCATCAAGATCGCACTCGGCTCTGCCCGTGCACTGGA GTACCTTCATGAAATATGTTCTCCATCCATCATCCATAAGAATTTCAAGGCATCAAATATTTTGCTGGACTCAGAATTCAATCCACACCTTTCAGATACTGGACTTGCAAGCTTCATTCCTGATGCTGAATTCCAG GCAGCAGAACAAAGTGCCGGATACACTGCCCCAGAAGTGGACATGACCGGTCAGTACACCCTCAAGAGTGATGTTTACAGCTTTGGAGTTGTCATGCTTGAGCTACTGACAGGACGTAGACCATTTGACAG CTCTAGACCCAGGTCAGAGCAGTCACTTGTGCGGTGGGCAGCACCTCAGCTGCATGACATCGATGCATTGGACAGAATGGTCGATCCTGCACTCAAGGGTCTATACCCAGCCAAATCTCTATCCCGATTTGCTGATGTCCTCGCCCTGTGTGTCCAG CCTGAACCAGAATTCAGGCCACCAATGTCAGAGGTGGTGCAAGCATTGGTTCGACTTGTGCAGAGGGCCAACATGACGAAGAGGATGCTTGATGGAGGAGATACTTCTCGTGGACCAGATGATCAGGACCAATATTTCATATGA